The genomic stretch GGCCGACCTGTAGAACTTCCGCTAAGGAGCTATGTACTATTCGAAAAGCAAGTAAACGCGAAACAGTATCGTGCAATTCTTCAGCAATTTTCTTTTGTATGCTTAACAGGATGTCTTGTAAAACATCAATACGATAATAATCGGCATCCTTTTTTTTCCATCGCGAGGCAGGGGGCATTTGTTGATGAGGAAATTGCTCTTGATCCCAATTAGGAGCACCGTAAGGAAGCGCTTGCTTAACATAAGCATTGATCTGAGATAAGTCGTCGATGGTTAATGATTGATTACTAATATTTTCGGTATTAAGTTCAAAAGCATAATTTTTTTTAAGTTGATTTTTTTGAAAGAATACTGAGCCTTGTACTATATTTTTCTCCATGGTTAACATTTTTTGCCATAGCGCTGCTGTTGATAAATGCGCAATAATATCAACGGTTTTTTTGCCTGCTATATTGGCTTGATGAAGATTGATGTTGGGTTGACGGAAAAGGAATTTTAGGATGTCATCGTGATTATTTTCGGATGCTAAATGTAAAGCCGTATTACCTTTCGAGTTGCTTGCATTCAACGTATATTCATCACACAGATCCTTAACTTGCGTTAAATTTCCCGTGGCTGCCGCCACTAAAAAGCGAATACATTTTTTTCTTTGTTCTGGAGAAATGATATTATTGTTCGGCATACATTAATTCCTTTTATTTTGATTGTCGCACACTCCCACTCGCACCGCCGTCATGGCGAGCTCACGAAGTGAGCGTGGCCATCTATGAGATTGCCGCGCACCTACGGTGCTCGCAATGACAACTAATGTTTTACGCGCTCGCTATGACGATAAACATACTCGCAAGACGATAAACATAAAGATTAAGAAGCGTCTTTAACTTGCGCCATCACTGCTTCAGCGAAATCTTCGCTGGGTTTTTCTATCCCTTCACCGACAGCAAACCGCACAAAGCTTATGACCTCTGCTCCTGCATTTTTTAATAACTGTCCGACTCGAATATCGGGATCTTTTACAAACGTTTGCCCTAATAAACTCATTTCATCACGGAATTTATTCAGTCGTCCTTCTACCATCTTATCGATAACCGCTTGGGGTTTACCACTGCCCTGAGATTGCGTCATAATAATTTCGCGCTCTTTCGCCAAAATTTGCTCAGCAATATCATCTGCTGAGATAACCATGGGATTATTAGCAATAATATGTAAAGCTAAATCTTTAGCTAATGGTTCGTCGCCGCCTTTTAATTGCACAATAACGCCAATACGGCCCATATGCACATAGGATCCCAGAACAATATCGGCCTGCTCTGTAACAAGCTGTAAACGTCTTAACTGAATATTTTCGCCCAATTTTGCGACCAAGCCTTCGCGAGTTTTTTCTACACTCTCGCCGCTATCAGCACATATATACGCTAACAAAGATGCTATGCTGGCAATCTGATGATCCAGTGCACATTGTGCAACTTTCTCAGCAAATTGTTTGAAATTTTCATCGCGCGCGACAAAATCCGTCTC from Rickettsiella endosymbiont of Miltochrista miniata encodes the following:
- a CDS encoding ankyrin repeat domain-containing protein is translated as MPNNNIISPEQRKKCIRFLVAAATGNLTQVKDLCDEYTLNASNSKGNTALHLASENNHDDILKFLFRQPNINLHQANIAGKKTVDIIAHLSTAALWQKMLTMEKNIVQGSVFFQKNQLKKNYAFELNTENISNQSLTIDDLSQINAYVKQALPYGAPNWDQEQFPHQQMPPASRWKKKDADYYRIDVLQDILLSIQKKIAEELHDTVSRLLAFRIVHSSLAEVLQVGRCDEQVAVAFNQLLFTEKKGRLQWIQAINLREVGGQNFIIIDKEGGEKPETWKSGLLIDPMDDRVESLQESAPKLMEHLVRIISQPDTEQIKLIDHITLCLPFKAKHHASLAENLARIICSVRIFFESSWHLIWPEMKKEYPRLKEKNVKTWLEEVWKLLDKNVDIHAAMVNKLQLDEIQNSLTRLEQRFEVLNTETHALALA
- the tsf gene encoding translation elongation factor Ts; this encodes MTPTIITAAMVQALRARTGAGMMDCKKALESVGGDLDAAVKAMRESGQIQAEKKSGRVAAEGLVVIKSKSALGPAVILEVNCETDFVARDENFKQFAEKVAQCALDHQIASIASLLAYICADSGESVEKTREGLVAKLGENIQLRRLQLVTEQADIVLGSYVHMGRIGVIVQLKGGDEPLAKDLALHIIANNPMVISADDIAEQILAKEREIIMTQSQGSGKPQAVIDKMVEGRLNKFRDEMSLLGQTFVKDPDIRVGQLLKNAGAEVISFVRFAVGEGIEKPSEDFAEAVMAQVKDAS